In Lemur catta isolate mLemCat1 chromosome 18, mLemCat1.pri, whole genome shotgun sequence, a genomic segment contains:
- the KCTD6 gene encoding BTB/POZ domain-containing protein KCTD6 isoform X2, with the protein MDNGDWGYMMTDPVTLNVGGHLYTTSLTTLTRYPDSMLGAMFGGDFPTARDPQGNYFIDRDGPLFRYVLNFLRTSELTLPLDFKEFDLLRKEADFYQIEPLIQCLNDPKPLYPMDTFEEVVELSSTRKLSKYSNPVAVIITQLTITTKVHSLLEGISNYFTKWNKHMMDTRDCQVSFTFGPCDYHQEVSLRVHLMEYITKQGFTIRNTRVHHMSERANENTVEHNWTFCRLARKTDD; encoded by the coding sequence atgaCTGACCCAGTCACGTTAAATGTAGGTGGACACTTGTATACAACGTCTCTCACTACATTGACGCGTTACCCGGATTCCATGCTTGGAGCTATGTTTGGGGGGGACTTCCCCACAGCTCGAGACCCTCAAGGCAATTACTTCATTGATCGAGATGGACCTCTTTTCCGATACGTCCTCAACTTCTTAAGAACTTCAGAGTTGACTTTACCCCTGGATTTCAAGGAATTTGATCTGCTTCGGAAAGAAGCAGATTTTTACCAGATTGAGCCATTGATTCAGTGTCTCAATGACCCTAAGCCTTTGTATCCTATGGATACTTTTGAAGAAGTTGTGGAGCTGTCTAGTACTCGGAAGCTTTCTAAGTACTCCAATCCAGTGGCTGTCATTATAACCCAATTAACCATCACCACCAAGGTCCATTCCTTGCTAGAAGGCATCTCAAATTATTTTACCAAGTGGAATAAGCACATGATGGACACCAGAGACTGCCAGGTTTCCTTTACCTTTGGACCCTGTGATTATCACCAGGAAGTTTCTCTTAGGGTCCACCTGATGGAATACATTACGAAACAAGGTTTCACGATCCGCAACACCCGGGTGCATCACATGAGTGAGCGGGCCAACGAGAACACAGTGGAGCACAACTGGACTTTCTGTAGACTAGCTCGGAAGACAGATGACTGA